A portion of the Vicinamibacteria bacterium genome contains these proteins:
- a CDS encoding enoyl-CoA hydratase-related protein produces the protein MSYRNLVLALDGAEGARVATLTVNRPEVRNALDTETVAEFHAALEAVRAERATVLIITGEGDKAFVSGADIRAIRARRRDDALASVNSRLMSAVENHDAISIAAVNGYALGGGCELALACDLRLAADTAVFGLPEASLGIIPGAGGTQRLPRVVGLGRAKELILTGARWDARQALAYGLVSQVVAPSALMAAARAMAERVLLLGPLALRLAKAALNASSQVPLSAGLLYESTAQAITFESKDKMEGTGAFLEKRKPRFTGE, from the coding sequence ATGTCCTACCGCAACCTCGTCTTGGCGCTGGACGGAGCGGAGGGGGCACGCGTGGCGACCCTCACCGTGAACCGCCCCGAGGTGCGCAACGCCCTCGACACGGAGACGGTGGCGGAGTTCCATGCTGCCCTGGAGGCGGTGCGGGCCGAGCGGGCCACCGTGCTCATCATCACCGGGGAGGGGGACAAGGCCTTCGTCTCGGGGGCGGACATCCGCGCGATCCGCGCGCGTCGGCGCGACGACGCCCTCGCCTCCGTGAACTCCCGGCTCATGTCCGCGGTTGAGAACCATGACGCGATCTCGATCGCGGCCGTGAACGGCTACGCGCTGGGGGGCGGCTGCGAGCTGGCCCTGGCCTGCGACCTGCGCCTGGCCGCCGACACCGCGGTCTTCGGCCTGCCCGAGGCCAGCCTCGGCATCATCCCGGGGGCGGGCGGCACCCAGCGCCTGCCCCGCGTGGTCGGCTTGGGCCGGGCCAAGGAGTTGATCCTGACCGGGGCCCGCTGGGACGCGCGGCAGGCGCTGGCCTACGGGCTGGTCAGCCAGGTGGTGGCCCCGTCGGCCCTCATGGCGGCGGCGCGGGCGATGGCGGAGCGGGTGCTCCTTCTGGGTCCCCTGGCCCTCCGCCTGGCCAAGGCCGCCCTCAACGCCTCCAGCCAGGTGCCGCTCTCCGCCGGCCTGCTCTATGAGTCCACAGCCCAGGCCATCACCTTCGAGTCAAAGGACAAGATGGAAGGAACGGGGGCGTTTCTGGAGAAGCGGAAGCCTCGTTTCACGGGCGAATAG
- a CDS encoding FAD-dependent oxidoreductase: protein MGLSRRDVLRGLAGLGLAACGTGRGGSGARIEGAIVGGSHRRGHRIRDGFRPPASRREEVAVAILGAGVAGLSAAWALDRAGFHDFLMLELEDAPGGTARAGAGPVTAYPWGAHYVPVPSPDNHALVALLEEVGAVRGRDARGRPVYAEEVLCREPQERLFLRGQWHEGLFPRATARADDLAQLKAFEEDMRRWSRWRDAAGRRAFALPRARGSDAGEVRALDRLSMAEYLAQRGFTSPALRWFVEYGCRDDFGAHLGQTSAWAGIHYFAARLLNEKGEEEPAEFLTWPEGNGRLVSHLARGVGKRLRLGATVTEVDPGPDGVRVTYYDEAEGRAVALGADQVVFALPRFLAAPLLTPYRASPPAHLKETVYGSWMVANLTLRDRPLSRGFPLAWDNVLFDSPSLGYVVATHQSGRDHGPTVLTYYLPLVDDDTRRARARLLSTAWKEWVTVILDDLRPAHPDLRDLVERIDVYLWGHAMVRPRPGFCWSEALAASGRPLGRVRFAHTDLSGMALFEEAQYWGIRAAEGILKERGHTLPSWAA, encoded by the coding sequence GTGGGCCTGTCCCGTCGGGACGTGCTCCGGGGCCTGGCCGGTCTCGGCTTGGCCGCCTGCGGGACAGGGCGCGGGGGGAGCGGGGCCAGAATCGAAGGCGCGATCGTGGGCGGCTCCCACCGTCGTGGCCACCGGATCCGGGATGGCTTCCGGCCGCCGGCCTCGCGGCGCGAGGAGGTGGCGGTCGCGATCCTGGGGGCGGGGGTAGCCGGTCTGTCCGCGGCCTGGGCCCTGGACCGGGCGGGCTTTCACGACTTTCTTATGCTGGAGCTGGAGGATGCGCCGGGGGGCACCGCCCGCGCGGGCGCCGGACCGGTCACGGCTTACCCTTGGGGCGCTCACTACGTGCCCGTCCCTTCCCCCGACAACCACGCGCTGGTCGCGCTCCTGGAGGAGGTGGGCGCGGTGAGGGGCCGGGATGCCCGGGGACGGCCGGTCTACGCCGAGGAGGTCCTCTGCCGGGAGCCGCAGGAGCGGCTCTTCCTCCGCGGCCAATGGCACGAGGGGCTCTTTCCGCGGGCGACCGCCCGCGCGGACGACCTCGCCCAGCTCAAAGCCTTCGAGGAGGACATGCGGCGGTGGTCCCGCTGGCGCGACGCCGCGGGGCGCCGCGCCTTCGCTCTGCCCCGGGCCCGCGGCTCGGATGCGGGGGAGGTGCGCGCCCTCGACCGCCTCTCCATGGCCGAGTACCTCGCCCAGCGGGGCTTTACCTCGCCCGCCCTGCGTTGGTTCGTGGAATACGGCTGCCGCGACGACTTCGGGGCCCACCTCGGCCAGACCTCGGCCTGGGCCGGCATTCACTACTTTGCGGCCCGCCTCCTGAACGAGAAGGGGGAGGAGGAGCCGGCGGAGTTCCTGACCTGGCCCGAGGGCAACGGCCGGCTGGTGAGCCATCTGGCCAGAGGGGTGGGGAAGCGCCTGCGGCTGGGGGCCACCGTGACGGAGGTCGATCCCGGCCCGGACGGCGTCCGGGTGACGTACTACGACGAGGCGGAGGGTCGCGCGGTGGCGCTGGGCGCGGATCAGGTCGTCTTCGCCCTGCCCCGGTTCCTGGCCGCTCCCCTCCTTACGCCTTACCGTGCGTCGCCGCCCGCTCATCTTAAGGAGACCGTCTACGGCTCCTGGATGGTGGCCAACCTTACCCTCCGCGACCGCCCCCTTTCCCGCGGCTTTCCCCTGGCCTGGGACAATGTCCTCTTTGACAGCCCCTCCCTCGGTTACGTGGTGGCGACCCACCAATCCGGTCGCGACCATGGGCCAACCGTCCTCACCTACTACCTGCCTCTGGTCGACGACGACACGCGTCGGGCCCGCGCACGGCTGCTCTCCACCGCCTGGAAAGAGTGGGTGACCGTGATCCTGGACGATCTCCGGCCCGCCCACCCCGACCTGCGCGACCTCGTGGAGCGGATCGACGTCTATCTCTGGGGCCACGCCATGGTGCGGCCGCGGCCCGGCTTCTGCTGGAGCGAGGCCCTCGCCGCCTCCGGGCGCCCGCTGGGCCGCGTCCGCTTCGCCCACACCGACCTCTCCGGAATGGCCCTCTTCGAGGAGGCGCAGTATTGGGGGATCCGGGCCGCGGAGGGAATCCTCAAGGAGCGGGGGCACACCCTCCCGAGCTGGGCGGCGTGA
- a CDS encoding TIGR00730 family Rossman fold protein: MRRVCVFCGSSPGRDPRYVAAARELAGALAARGQGLVFGGGSVGLMGVLADALLAAGGEALGVIPHGLVAREIAHPSLTEMRVVPSMHARKALMAELADAFVALPGGFGTFEELLEMVTWAQLGIHRKPIGLLNVAGYYDSLIALVDHAVREGFVSPTNRGLILVDSEPGPLLERLAAHRGPAGPEWVMPDEA, encoded by the coding sequence GTGCGTCGGGTCTGCGTCTTTTGCGGCTCGAGTCCGGGCCGGGACCCGAGGTACGTCGCGGCCGCCCGGGAGCTGGCCGGGGCCCTGGCCGCCCGCGGACAGGGGCTCGTTTTTGGGGGCGGGAGCGTGGGCCTCATGGGCGTGCTCGCCGACGCCCTGCTCGCGGCGGGAGGCGAGGCCTTGGGCGTGATCCCCCACGGCCTGGTCGCCCGCGAGATCGCGCACCCGAGCCTCACCGAGATGCGGGTGGTTCCCAGCATGCATGCGCGCAAGGCCCTCATGGCGGAGCTGGCCGATGCCTTCGTGGCCCTGCCCGGCGGCTTCGGCACCTTCGAGGAGCTCCTGGAGATGGTGACCTGGGCGCAGCTCGGCATCCACCGCAAGCCCATTGGCCTGCTCAACGTGGCCGGCTACTACGATTCCCTGATCGCGCTCGTGGACCACGCCGTGCGCGAGGGCTTCGTCTCCCCCACCAACCGCGGCCTCATCCTCGTGGACAGCGAGCCCGGTCCCCTCCTGGAGCGGCTCGCCGCCCACCGGGGCCCGGCGGGACCGGAGTGGGTCATGCCCGACGAGGCCTGA
- a CDS encoding M3 family metallopeptidase: MRAVLIALFVVVAVSRIAGAEPRKLRTLADFQAAAARARAALELPRFEQTPAEVEASAKGAMAEADRHLSTLAAQDPARVTFESTIAALDAIGYPVSLAAERLLLMKETRTDKSLREAAGQQLVALQEWSVGVVYREDVYKACRAFEEAYRSKKRPPLAGEDLKLFEDTMRDYRRAGLHLDRATRDRVEALQKQLARLSNDFEVNITNAKKVVTFTREELECVPETFLEGVKNKEGTYDLLANVTPHAIMVGENARREATRRRFDEARSTLAQAENGPLLAQIVGLRDQIAALLGYKSWDDYQIEPRMAKTGARAQGFLEDLNRGLQPKFRAELARFSAMKAADTGGRDATIKSWDWRYYENQLKKKEHNVDAEALRVFFPMERCLTGMFEVYQRIFGLKFEQIENPAPWFENVTLWVVTDAASGEPLGTFYLDLFPRDGKFNHFAEFPIIDGKLRADGLYQRPVVALICNFTAPGKDRPSLLTHAEVETLFHEFGHAMHSILTRAKYGQFAGTNVPRDFVEAPSQMLEAWTWAPAILDRFAADYRDPSRKIDAAVIKRLKEARLATSGTDYCRQLALGLGDLRLHAAPVAGQPKDPQAILNQTFADVFLAPPEGSHFGAYWGHLVGYDAGYYGYLWSKAIAEDMATAFEKSKDGFLSEEVGMRLRNDVYAAGGSRDAEDLVRTFLGRERSNQPLLESLGIGGPSSAR; encoded by the coding sequence ATGCGTGCCGTACTCATCGCCCTGTTCGTGGTCGTCGCCGTGTCGCGTATCGCGGGCGCAGAGCCGCGGAAGCTCCGCACCCTGGCCGACTTCCAGGCCGCCGCCGCGCGGGCCCGGGCCGCGCTCGAGCTGCCGCGGTTCGAGCAGACCCCGGCCGAGGTGGAGGCAAGCGCCAAGGGAGCGATGGCGGAGGCGGATCGACACCTGTCCACCCTGGCCGCTCAGGATCCGGCCCGGGTCACCTTCGAGAGCACCATCGCCGCCCTCGACGCCATCGGCTACCCCGTCTCTCTCGCCGCCGAGCGGCTCCTCCTCATGAAGGAGACGCGGACGGACAAGTCTCTGCGGGAGGCGGCCGGGCAGCAGCTGGTGGCCCTGCAGGAGTGGTCGGTGGGTGTCGTCTACCGCGAGGACGTCTACAAGGCCTGCCGGGCCTTCGAAGAAGCCTATCGATCCAAAAAGCGGCCTCCCCTCGCGGGGGAAGACCTGAAGCTCTTCGAGGACACGATGAGGGACTACCGCCGGGCGGGGCTGCACCTCGACCGTGCTACGCGCGACCGGGTGGAGGCCCTGCAGAAGCAGCTCGCCCGCCTCTCCAACGACTTCGAAGTCAACATCACGAACGCGAAGAAGGTCGTCACCTTCACCCGCGAGGAGCTGGAGTGCGTCCCCGAGACCTTTCTCGAAGGGGTGAAGAACAAGGAAGGGACCTACGACCTTCTCGCCAACGTCACTCCCCACGCGATCATGGTGGGGGAGAATGCGCGGCGGGAGGCCACCCGCCGCCGGTTCGACGAGGCTCGCTCCACCCTGGCCCAGGCGGAGAACGGGCCCCTGCTCGCGCAGATCGTCGGCCTGCGCGACCAGATCGCCGCCCTGCTCGGCTACAAGAGCTGGGACGACTACCAGATCGAACCCCGCATGGCCAAGACGGGGGCCCGGGCCCAGGGCTTCCTGGAGGACCTGAACCGGGGTCTGCAGCCCAAGTTCCGGGCCGAGCTGGCCCGCTTCTCGGCCATGAAGGCGGCGGACACCGGCGGCCGGGACGCCACCATAAAGAGCTGGGATTGGCGCTACTACGAGAACCAGCTCAAGAAGAAAGAGCACAACGTGGACGCGGAGGCCCTTCGCGTCTTCTTCCCCATGGAGCGCTGCCTCACGGGGATGTTCGAGGTGTACCAGCGGATCTTCGGGCTCAAATTCGAGCAGATCGAGAACCCCGCCCCCTGGTTCGAGAACGTCACCCTCTGGGTCGTCACCGACGCCGCCTCGGGGGAGCCCCTGGGCACCTTTTACCTCGACCTCTTCCCCCGGGACGGGAAGTTCAACCACTTCGCGGAATTCCCGATCATCGACGGCAAGCTCCGAGCGGACGGCCTCTACCAACGGCCGGTGGTGGCCCTCATCTGCAACTTCACCGCCCCCGGGAAAGACCGTCCCTCCCTCCTCACCCACGCGGAGGTGGAGACCCTCTTCCACGAATTCGGCCACGCCATGCATTCCATCCTCACCCGGGCCAAGTATGGCCAGTTCGCGGGCACCAATGTCCCCCGCGACTTCGTGGAGGCCCCCTCCCAAATGCTGGAGGCCTGGACCTGGGCCCCCGCGATCCTCGACCGCTTTGCCGCCGACTACCGGGACCCCAGCCGCAAGATCGACGCCGCCGTCATCAAGAGGCTGAAGGAGGCCCGGCTCGCCACCAGCGGCACCGACTATTGCCGCCAGCTCGCCCTCGGCCTCGGCGACCTGCGCCTGCACGCGGCCCCCGTGGCCGGCCAGCCCAAGGACCCCCAGGCCATCCTCAACCAGACGTTCGCGGATGTGTTCTTGGCCCCCCCCGAGGGCAGCCACTTCGGCGCCTACTGGGGCCACCTGGTCGGCTATGACGCGGGCTATTACGGCTATCTCTGGTCCAAGGCCATCGCGGAGGACATGGCCACCGCCTTCGAGAAATCCAAAGACGGATTCCTGAGCGAGGAGGTGGGGATGCGCCTGCGGAACGACGTCTACGCCGCGGGCGGCTCCCGCGACGCGGAGGACCTGGTCAGGACCTTCCTGGGCCGCGAGCGCTCCAACCAACCGCTCCTCGAATCGCTCGGCATCGGCGGTCCTTCCAGCGCGCGCTGA
- a CDS encoding DUF4178 domain-containing protein — protein MARKGADLAAYGKVAELIPTSSVLALGQEGGYEGAPRFDLVGRLQLDYGTGAWDEWLLGFRDGTWAWLSESQGKFHYLGRVPVPPAPHFGDLRVGQTLDLGPPGTFVVIEAGEARFVTAEGELPFDVAPGSMLRYADLSGPGGQFGTLDYGTGATAEALFVGREVAIEDLGLTRTRSDEERRTKVAVAALSCPKCGGPLEIHAPDQAQRIACPYCGSLLDATRDLAVLEALSHPPVTPLVPLGSTGRWAGIEWTVIGFMQRSVTAEGVRYPWDEYLLYEPRHGFRWLVEAKGHWSFVEPVNAGDVINGMSRKEYRGQSFRHFQGGTARVDHVLGEFYWAVARGDETDTADYICPPLMLSREGTRTELNWSLGTYAGGEAIWKAFGLTGSPPEPQGIAPHQPPPFHEARHVYARFLLGLAVAVLLFLGFTVSGGHPLLKESVSIPRTAAPGSPEAALFTDPFVVPDEGNLEVRVRAPVNNSWLYLDGALVNDETGGLDEFDLEVSYYTGVDSDGSWSEGGREGVAYVAAVPAGRYVMRLAPQWEAGRPPQGYEVSVRSHVPRVHQIVLALLALAAWPLFLAWRHFRFESQRWSDSDHPWFTRGGGGDD, from the coding sequence GTGGCTCGCAAGGGAGCGGACCTGGCTGCCTACGGCAAAGTCGCGGAGCTGATCCCAACCTCTTCCGTGCTCGCCCTCGGCCAAGAGGGCGGGTACGAGGGCGCCCCGCGCTTCGACCTCGTGGGCCGGCTGCAACTCGACTATGGCACGGGCGCCTGGGACGAGTGGCTCCTGGGCTTCCGCGACGGCACCTGGGCCTGGCTCTCGGAATCGCAGGGGAAGTTCCACTACTTGGGACGGGTCCCGGTGCCGCCCGCGCCCCACTTTGGCGACCTCCGGGTGGGCCAGACCCTGGATCTCGGCCCCCCGGGCACGTTCGTGGTGATCGAGGCCGGCGAAGCCCGCTTCGTGACGGCTGAGGGCGAGCTGCCCTTCGACGTGGCGCCGGGCAGCATGCTGCGCTACGCCGACCTCTCCGGGCCGGGCGGGCAGTTCGGCACCCTCGACTACGGCACGGGCGCCACCGCGGAAGCCCTGTTCGTGGGCCGGGAAGTGGCCATCGAGGACTTGGGCCTCACCCGGACCCGGAGCGACGAGGAGCGACGGACGAAAGTCGCGGTGGCGGCTCTCTCCTGCCCGAAATGCGGTGGTCCCCTGGAGATCCACGCCCCCGACCAGGCCCAGCGCATCGCCTGTCCCTACTGCGGCTCCCTGCTCGACGCCACCCGGGACTTGGCCGTGCTCGAGGCCCTTTCCCACCCGCCGGTGACGCCTCTCGTTCCCCTGGGATCGACGGGCCGATGGGCGGGCATCGAATGGACGGTCATCGGCTTCATGCAGCGCTCCGTCACCGCGGAAGGAGTGCGCTACCCCTGGGACGAGTACCTCCTCTACGAGCCGCGCCACGGCTTCCGCTGGCTGGTGGAAGCCAAGGGCCACTGGTCATTCGTGGAGCCCGTGAACGCGGGGGACGTGATCAACGGTATGTCGCGAAAGGAGTACCGGGGTCAGTCCTTCCGGCACTTCCAGGGCGGCACTGCCCGCGTGGACCACGTCCTGGGGGAGTTCTACTGGGCGGTGGCGCGGGGAGACGAGACGGACACCGCGGACTACATCTGCCCTCCCCTCATGCTTTCCAGGGAGGGCACCCGGACGGAACTCAACTGGAGCCTGGGCACGTACGCGGGGGGGGAGGCGATCTGGAAAGCGTTCGGCCTCACGGGGAGCCCTCCGGAGCCCCAGGGGATCGCGCCCCACCAGCCGCCGCCCTTCCACGAGGCCCGGCACGTTTATGCGCGCTTCCTTCTCGGCCTGGCCGTAGCCGTCCTTCTCTTCCTGGGCTTCACAGTTTCGGGCGGGCATCCTCTCCTCAAGGAGTCGGTGAGCATCCCCCGCACTGCGGCGCCGGGCTCGCCGGAGGCAGCTCTCTTCACCGATCCCTTCGTGGTCCCCGACGAAGGCAACTTGGAGGTCCGGGTCCGGGCCCCCGTCAACAACTCCTGGCTCTACCTGGACGGGGCCCTCGTCAACGATGAGACGGGAGGGCTGGACGAGTTCGACCTTGAGGTGTCGTACTACACGGGCGTGGACAGCGATGGGTCCTGGTCGGAAGGGGGGAGGGAGGGGGTTGCCTACGTGGCCGCGGTGCCCGCGGGGCGCTACGTGATGCGCCTGGCCCCGCAATGGGAGGCGGGTCGCCCGCCCCAGGGCTACGAGGTCAGCGTGCGCAGCCATGTCCCCCGCGTCCACCAGATCGTCCTCGCCCTCCTGGCCCTCGCCGCTTGGCCCCTCTTCTTGGCCTGGCGGCACTTCCGATTCGAGTCGCAGCGGTGGAGCGACAGCGACCATCCCTGGTTTACGAGGGGGGGAGGGGGAGACGACTAG
- a CDS encoding 3-hydroxyacyl-CoA dehydrogenase NAD-binding domain-containing protein — translation MVIESVAVVGSGLMGRGIAYAAALGGFPTALHDVSRPALEQALAQIRRDLDEGLARGKVSAEEAAAAIARISPEQELEGAIATAGFVVEAVPEEIGLKLRTFARLDALAAEHVVLATNTSALSITEIAAATRHPGRVIGMHFFNPVPKMKLVEIVRALETTEAAVAAATEVARRMGKETVLVKESPGFVTSRINALIGNEAFFMLQEGVASARDIDKALKLGLNHPMGPFELVDLVGLDTRLAVLEFLHRSLGEKYRPAPLLVQHVKGGRLGKKAGRGVYDYDGS, via the coding sequence GTGGTCATCGAGAGCGTGGCCGTGGTGGGCTCCGGCCTCATGGGTCGGGGGATAGCCTACGCCGCTGCCCTGGGCGGCTTCCCCACCGCCCTGCACGACGTTTCCCGGCCCGCCCTGGAACAGGCCCTGGCCCAGATCCGCCGCGACCTGGACGAAGGGCTCGCCCGGGGCAAGGTCTCCGCGGAGGAGGCCGCGGCCGCCATCGCCCGCATCTCCCCCGAGCAGGAGCTGGAGGGGGCGATCGCCACCGCCGGCTTCGTGGTGGAGGCGGTACCCGAGGAGATCGGCCTCAAGCTGCGCACGTTCGCGCGTCTGGACGCGCTCGCCGCCGAGCACGTGGTCCTGGCCACCAACACCTCCGCCCTCTCCATCACCGAGATCGCGGCTGCCACCCGCCACCCCGGGCGTGTGATCGGCATGCATTTCTTCAACCCCGTCCCAAAAATGAAGCTGGTAGAGATCGTGCGGGCCCTGGAGACCACGGAGGCCGCGGTCGCGGCCGCCACCGAGGTGGCCCGCCGGATGGGGAAAGAAACCGTGCTGGTCAAGGAGTCGCCGGGCTTCGTCACCTCGCGCATCAACGCCTTGATCGGCAACGAAGCCTTCTTCATGCTCCAGGAGGGGGTGGCCTCGGCCCGGGACATCGACAAGGCCTTGAAGCTCGGCCTCAACCACCCCATGGGGCCGTTCGAGCTCGTGGACCTCGTGGGCCTGGACACGCGCCTGGCCGTCCTCGAGTTTCTGCACCGAAGCCTGGGCGAGAAATACCGCCCCGCCCCCCTCCTCGTCCAGCATGTCAAGGGAGGCCGCCTGGGCAAGAAGGCCGGCCGGGGCGTCTACGATTACGACGGGAGCTAG
- a CDS encoding polyamine aminopropyltransferase: MRSPLVYLTVLVVAACGLVYELVAGTLASYVLGDSVTQFSIVIGVYLSALGLGSYLSRYVQRGLVRRFVEIELAVALLGGASAPILFLSFAHLPNFFRPVLYGVVLLVGALVGLEIPLVLRILRETVDFKELVAKVLTFDYLGALLASLLFPIFLVPQLGLVRTSLLLGLANAGVGLWSTWLFAPLLPAVRDLRIKGLAVTLALLAGFAYGDHLTELAEDGLYADTVVFARSTRYQRIVLTRSRHHFQLFLNGNLQFSSVDEYRYHEALVHPALALVPRAQRVLVLGGGDGLAVREILKHDSVKEIQLVDLDPEMTRLAVENPMLRELNGGSLLDPRVHVVNEDALVWLGEETSHGLFDAAFADFPDPHSFSLGKLYTTRFYALVARHLDPEGALAVQSTSPLMARKSYWCIARTLEAAGFHVRPYHALVPSFGEWGYALAALRPFDPPRAVIPGLRYLDPETLASLFILGPDMAPVPTEVNRLNNQALVRYYEEEWRHWN, from the coding sequence ATGCGCTCTCCCCTCGTCTATTTGACCGTCCTTGTGGTGGCCGCCTGCGGGCTCGTCTACGAGCTGGTGGCGGGGACCCTGGCCAGCTACGTACTGGGCGACTCCGTCACCCAGTTCTCCATCGTCATCGGCGTCTACCTCTCGGCTCTGGGCCTGGGCTCCTACCTGTCCCGCTACGTCCAACGGGGCCTCGTTCGGCGCTTCGTGGAGATCGAGCTGGCGGTGGCGCTCCTGGGGGGGGCTTCGGCCCCGATTCTGTTCCTCTCCTTCGCCCACCTGCCCAACTTCTTTCGACCCGTGCTCTATGGGGTGGTGCTCCTGGTGGGGGCCCTGGTGGGGCTCGAGATCCCGCTCGTGTTGCGGATCCTCCGCGAGACCGTCGACTTCAAGGAATTGGTGGCCAAGGTTCTCACCTTCGACTACCTGGGCGCCCTCTTGGCCTCGCTCTTGTTCCCCATCTTCCTCGTGCCGCAGCTCGGTCTCGTGCGCACCTCCCTCCTCTTGGGCCTGGCCAACGCAGGGGTGGGGCTCTGGTCGACCTGGCTCTTCGCTCCCTTGCTGCCCGCCGTCCGCGACCTCAGGATCAAGGGCCTGGCCGTGACCCTGGCCCTCCTGGCCGGATTCGCCTACGGCGACCATCTTACGGAGCTCGCGGAAGACGGGCTCTATGCGGACACGGTCGTTTTCGCCCGCAGCACCCGCTACCAGCGGATCGTCCTCACGCGCTCGCGGCACCATTTCCAGCTCTTCCTCAACGGGAACCTGCAGTTTTCATCCGTGGACGAGTACCGCTACCACGAGGCCCTGGTGCATCCCGCCTTGGCCCTGGTTCCCCGCGCCCAGCGGGTATTGGTCCTGGGCGGAGGCGACGGCCTCGCCGTTCGTGAGATCCTGAAGCACGATTCCGTGAAAGAAATTCAACTGGTTGATCTCGACCCGGAGATGACCCGCCTGGCGGTGGAGAACCCGATGCTGCGCGAGCTGAACGGAGGATCGCTCCTGGATCCCCGGGTGCACGTGGTCAACGAGGACGCCCTCGTCTGGCTGGGAGAGGAGACCAGCCATGGCCTCTTCGACGCCGCCTTCGCGGACTTCCCCGATCCCCACAGCTTTTCCCTGGGAAAGCTCTACACCACCCGCTTCTACGCCTTGGTCGCCAGGCACCTCGACCCGGAGGGGGCGCTGGCCGTGCAGAGCACGTCCCCCCTCATGGCCCGCAAGTCGTATTGGTGCATCGCGCGGACCCTGGAGGCCGCGGGCTTCCACGTGCGGCCCTACCACGCCCTCGTCCCCTCCTTCGGCGAGTGGGGCTACGCTCTGGCCGCCCTCCGGCCTTTCGACCCGCCCCGCGCGGTCATCCCCGGCCTGCGCTACCTCGACCCCGAAACGCTGGCCTCGCTCTTCATCTTGGGGCCCGACATGGCACCCGTCCCCACCGAGGTGAACCGTCTGAACAACCAGGCCCTGGTGCGCTACTACGAAGAGGAGTGGCGCCACTGGAACTGA
- a CDS encoding DUF350 domain-containing protein translates to MIEQWIANHARPVLDSVLYSLLGCLVLFGAFWIIEKILPFSLTKEIAEDHNVGLGIILGAFILGLSMIISAAIRG, encoded by the coding sequence GTGATCGAGCAATGGATCGCCAACCATGCGCGGCCGGTTTTGGACTCGGTGCTCTACTCCCTGCTGGGTTGCCTGGTTCTTTTTGGGGCATTCTGGATCATCGAGAAGATCCTCCCTTTCTCGCTCACCAAGGAGATCGCGGAGGATCACAACGTCGGCCTCGGCATCATCCTGGGCGCGTTCATCCTCGGGCTCTCGATGATCATCTCCGCGGCCATCCGGGGCTAG
- a CDS encoding S-adenosylmethionine decarboxylase, with protein MTPVPLGVEWLVDAHGCAPAALRSRDLLAGIFDRIVQDLGLRPAGDAQWRVFPDGGGVTGLLLLTESHLACHTFPERGFAGFNLYCCRPRDPWPWEERLTEVLKASRVFVRSCPRGEV; from the coding sequence GTGACGCCCGTCCCCCTCGGCGTGGAGTGGCTGGTGGACGCGCACGGCTGCGCGCCCGCTGCCCTAAGGTCGCGCGACCTCCTGGCCGGGATCTTTGATCGCATCGTGCAGGATCTGGGGCTGCGCCCGGCGGGGGACGCGCAGTGGCGGGTCTTCCCGGATGGAGGCGGGGTCACCGGCCTTCTCCTCCTGACGGAGTCGCACCTCGCGTGCCACACCTTCCCGGAGCGGGGCTTTGCCGGGTTCAACCTCTACTGCTGTCGTCCCCGCGACCCCTGGCCTTGGGAAGAGCGCCTGACCGAGGTCCTAAAGGCGAGCCGGGTCTTTGTGCGCTCCTGCCCGCGGGGAGAGGTGTGA